The DNA window GAATGTTTGACAAATATCATAGATTATGTAAATATAGGGAGGCGTAATGTCTTTTCTGCGGGAGATGGAGAAATGACCCAAAGTCTTTGTTGCTGGTACACTGATCACAAGAATTATGCTTCTTTTTCAAACTGTGCTTTCATATGCACACCACATTTCCGAGCTGACATGTGAAATAGTGCAGACAAACCAATGGTTTAAAACGGCATATTACTGTGGCGATgaatttacattttaaaaacatttgttGTGATTCATGAAGGAAAAACAGAGCCATTATCTTGGAAAATGTCTTTGCGCTTGATTTGtgtctctgttttgttttttgtccttGGCAAATGTATATAAGCTTATATGAAAATATTTTTGCAAAAGTTAAAACTGTCGCCTTACTATTCAGTGGTAAACCTGCACCAGACAATATTTTTGCCAACCAAAGACGCAGGGTTTTCCACGGTTTGTCAACTTCCACCGCCACCAACTTTTCCATGTAACATAATTGTGCTTACAATACATAGGCTACCTATTTGGTTTACAGTCTTAAGTTTAGCTCTTTCCTTTCCATACTCCATaaggagaagaagggggaggaggaagatgaagaagaggaggaggaagtgcagGAGGAGGAAGGTAGAACAACACACACTAATTCCCAAGGTACATGAAATTTGAACCCTCTCAAGAGTGGAGCAATTTTAGTTCAAGTTTTGCTTGCAATATGTTTGAGCACAGGAGGGTGAAAGTATGCCATACATTTTTCAGGAAACTTGAAAAACAAGGAAAATGTTTTCTGTTCTTAATAAGATTGGACCAACAAATAGTGCGCCAAGACAAACAAAGcggaaaagtgtttttttcctttaCCGTTTATTCGTTATCAATTGCTGTTTTGGTGTATTCCAGAAGTTGGCCTGGGTCAAAGCAGATGTGTAGAGAGATAGTAGACTATACGTGTCCAGGAGCAGCGGGGGGCAGGACCCTTCAAACTGCTCTTCTTTGGTGCGCATATAGTGTTACCAACTCTGATCATGATATAGCACCGCTATTTTCCCCGGTGTCTCCTAGTGAGTTATAACCATGCCAAATGCAAGACTTAGGACAACAGGACGACATCAGCATTTCTATTTGAAATCTCTAATCCGCCTTTGCTGTGCATTGGTCTCACTCCTGCACAACTGTGCGCCCTGACCCCGAATCCCTGTTTGGGCATATTTTTTGGAGAGATGACTCTTGGCCCGTTGTAAAGGCTGAAATGCACGGTATCTTTTTAGACAATTCCCTCAAATATGGAGCTGTCGACAGACCTATCCACTCACTTTACGCACGCCATTCTCATTCACACTACTTAATcaagacacacatgaacacgcacgcgcACCCGGATATGACTGCACAAGATGGCACggggagagagcgcgagagatgtGCGCATGGAAATGATTAATTATGTCATAGAAATATTTAATCGCTGAAGGGCACATTTGCCAATTCATAATCATTTGTCCGAGATTATGATGTATGGCCCCACTTATATGAATCCGATAACTTTTCATGGAGATCCTCATTATGTCCCGCCACTCTTCTCATTATTGCTATGGCGGCGTCCTGTATTCATTTGAAGGGGATGTGTCTGAAGTTGATGGATAGGCTAACCCTCTGGCCTCATATAGAAGCATTTAATTTTGGCAGTTGGCTGTTTGGAGAAATAAGTGCCACATTAAAGACGGGTGCGACGTGGACATGTGTTGCTTAAACCTGGAGACCTGGGAAGTTGAACAGATGGAGTATTGGAGTATTGGTCATTGGAGTATATCGCATTGGTAGATGTACAATAAATGTACAGATCAATTCTGCTTGGTGGATGAGAATATGTGTTACACTTTACGCATCTGGTAGGCCTAAGAGGTGATACCAGGACCAGAACTGGACTTGAACCTGAACTGGGCTAGAGGCTACAATACACAGTAGTAGCCTATATCAGTCTACTCTACTGATGGTGACTCATACCCAAATATAGGCTACAGAGTTCCATTTTAAAGTGAATttgaaaaaagcaacaacaaaaaagttgttAACTTTTGACGTGGGTATTTAGTGCCccttggtgcacacacacacacacacacacacacacacacacacacacacacacacacacacacacacacacacacacacacacacacacacacacacacacacacttcatcttaaGGTGGAACTAATCAACGACAGATCTTATGGTCTTCGTCAGAGATAGAGCTCAAAAACGTCAAAGGTATTGCGTTAAAATCAAGGCAATATGGTCGAAGTGCGTTCCTATACAACCAGTTTCAATATCTAGATACAAAGGAGCACCATAGAAGTCCCGCCTTCTGTATAGATTTGGTGGATTCCGTTTCATGTTCAATGTTAATATTCTCTATTTGGTGCAACTTCATTATACTAAATAGACAGCCCTTGTCGGAAATAAGAACAAATTAGAGAGGGGGAAATCTAGGATCAAAGGAAACGAAATAAGCACGGGTCGTTCGACTCATTCACACAGCTGCTTTGAGACTCAAGGCCAACAAGCGTGTCTTCCCCTGAAAGAGGGTTCCTATTCAGACTGCAGGTGCGAAGTAGTGTGGCACATTCTGCCACATTATGAGAAGGTTGTTAGAGATCAACGTTCAGTCTCAGTAACTATGGGGGCTGATTCTGTTCGAAAGAGACGCGCTCATCCGTGAAAGTAAAATAACTTAGTGCCGGAGATAAAGGAGACGGTGGTTATCCACTATCGGACCAGATTCAAATCAGTCTACTTCAGATATCCGCTATTTGGTGACGGAAACCTTCATCTATGCACGACTATAGGCTATTCCATCTCCCCACAGGCCAACTGTGCCTCCATCCAGCGGCGATGGCTCCAGCAAAGAACTCTCAACcaaacatgttaagtgttgtcgTTTTAAAGTTGTCCCTAATGATGATTATGACTTTTTGAGAAAGATTACCGTTGAGTAATTTATGTAAAATgcttttgatgtttttttcccttctggtCAGGGAAGCCTCCCAGATTTTCAACACATCTGCGTTGGCGCTGTAGTCCGCAACAAAGTTTGCACACTTCTGTTCGACTCGGTCTTTTTTTAGATAAGACTTAAATTCTTAAATTCATATAAACAATAAGATATTTAAACAATTGCACTTAAATAGTGTTTTGCTTATCTTAACCGTGGCGTTTTCCCAGCATTATGCTATAATTTGTCGCGCCCATGTCGCATTCCATACAAACTAATAGGCTATTTCATTCGGTGGATTTAAAATGGATGGTTACAACGTTCGGGTAGGGTGACTAAAACTGTTCACTTTAAGAGTCACGATATACAGCACGCCAAAATGCAACTGGGGTGACTGTTACACGCGCATGGCTATAAGCCCATATACATTGAGGAGCTTTCCAACATCAAAAAGCAGACACGTTTCTGTTTGAACAGCGGGGACTTGACCTTACCAGAAAGGCCACGGGGAGTAGGGGTGGGATAGAGATGTGCATTCGCCATACTAAAAGCAAATGTCGAATGTATGTAGCCCATGTCTAGCCAACATTGTTGTCTTCCCTCCTGGAAGACACTACACGATACAGTTTTAACTCGAGACTGCGATGTAAGCGACTCGAACTGTGACAAAAAAACTGGCCAAACTTAAATTAAAACTTCGGTCTTAACTTTGCATATGGTTAAAAAGCATAGCAGCAAAATAGGCGGAGCTCTCCAACGTCCTCAGTACACGGAAGCGGACTCCTCCTCGGCTAAATTTTGGACAGATTCGAATGCGTTCACTAAGGTCAAGTACAGCTAATTTACATAAAGTTTCAAGTAGCTGCAGACGTTAATCTAGGCCACATGTCAAGACCAAAATAATTATCACCTCTACTTCTCATGCGTTGTTTTGTCTTCTCAACCTCATGAGGAGTAGTATTAGAGTATAGGCTAGAGTAGGCCTGCGTCTAATATCTGAACTGAATGATATGGGCACTTAAGAGTGAACTATTGTGAGCAGCTTGCATTGAGGGATCATGTCGTATGGAGGTGGGGGTTTTGTATTAAAGCCATTTCCTATTTTTACATAGTCTGTGCCTACTATGGGCCTACTCGTTTGACATTGCACCTGTCCAGTGATTTTGCATGCCAATTCCGGCCACAGTGATGTGTAATTATGACGTGAAATAGAAAGCTGAATGGGCTGCAGAAATGCCGCCTTTTCTTGTGTCAGCTAATCCCCTATTAAAAGGGATTTGTTAAATAATGCAGGACAGTCTCCGGAAGTGGGATTATCGCCTCCATTATTTTACAAAGAAATGATATTTCACACCCAAATGAATCTAAGTGTGCCATAATAACATTGAACGCAAGaggtaaaaaataaatgaatgaattcgTTTTCACCTTGTCATTGGGCCATTTGGATGGcagcagttgaaataaaataaaattaaaatggaAAACTGCAACAACACATtgctgacatctctctctctctctctgtgtgtgtgtgtgtgtgtgtgtgtgtgtgtgtgtgtgtgtgtgtgtgtgtgtgtgtgtgtgtgtgtgtgtgtgtgtgtgtgtgtttgcgtgcgtgtgtgcgtgcgcccgccCGTGTGTTAAGGTGCTAAaccccacagtacagtacaccggcacagtaataataataaaaaagcagtattaattcaacacttagagttaaCTTCTTCTAGATTGAAGTGTGGCattcacactgcatttttttttactgtgagatGAAACCAAGTGTTAATGCATGGCCAGTTCGTTTTAGGAAAAAGCATATTCTCTCCGTTTGTGCCTTGCATGGACGATAAATGTAAATGAAGTAGCCTAACCCCTTCATATTATCATTATGTaatacttaactattactgtTATTACAAGAAGTAGGCTATTCGTGTTCGTGACATTATTTTACAATGTAACGTGAACTATTTGGCAGTTTTTAATACAAATGACAAATACTGTTTTTTTCTATAATGAAGGTCCAATTGGTATGGATCAAAAGTTATCTTTCTGTCTCCATTAGTTGTCCGTTCGTTGCAATTGCACCAATCTCCATAGAATCGTAGATTTACAGTGGGGGACGCGTGGATCTCTCATTTACAATAGATTCATAATTTTTACTCAGATTTTATATATTGACACTTGTTTTGGGCAAATTAGTAATCTCACCGACGCGCGCGACGTATGCCCCTCCCTCCTGaatctttctgtctccctctttctttgcTTAGATACCCACGACAGAAAATACGccagcgcacgcgcgcgcgtgcagacCCCCTTCCGTTAAAAAAAgactacaagagagagagagagagagagagagagagagagagagagagagagagagagagagagagtagtatagGCATCTTCGATAAAAAGCTTGAAAAAAAGTTTAACAGTAATTTTGCTTTTTAAAAACGTTTCCTATCATAGATATGAGGCAACAGCAGTACAGCCCACATGTCCGCCTTGGGCGGACAGATCCCGGGACAAAGCTGCTTTTCCATTCCATCGACGTTGTTCAGGCGACATAGAAGAATCCCTCTGATAATAACTGTCACTTCAAAGGTTCTGCGATACAATTCAGACTGAACGATGCCTTTCTCTATTCACACGCACAAGGGTCAGAACTAAGGAGGAATCAACAGTAAAGTTGTCTTCTCTTAACCACCCTGTttatttcctttctcttttttcctgggCACTTGGCGAGGGTAAACATGGACAGAATAACAAAACAGACAAACTCAAAACGCATCTGATCGCATAGCAGAGAGGGGCCGTGTGCAGATTCTTGGCAGATTTCCTCTGGAGCTGGATGGAAAAAGTGGAGCACCGAGTTCCCTGCTGCCATTCACTGCTGCTAGGTCTGTTTTCGAGCACAGCTCAATCCTACCCGCTTAGAAAATGTTTCACATGTGACGGACATGAAAAATTGAGACTCGTAAAGTAGCTTATACATGCATTTTGGAAGCAGTAGCCATTTTGTCTATCCAGTCTGCGTGGCGCAGCAATGCTATCCaaagatgtaggcctagttgaatAATGTTAATACTtttcacagttaaaaaaaaacttcacggCGTGGAgataaaaagtaaacaaaaactgTTAGAAATGTGAAACGAAGCAATGTTTAGGATCGACAAAATGTGCGAGTAGCCTGTGCGTAAACACAACGAATACGTGTACAATTGTACCTAAAACACGTCACACCCTTCGCAGCATTGGTGACCTCTATCGAGAAAGAGAAAAGTGTGACGAAAGTAGGGGAACATTTGCCTTTTCTTGTGAATAAAACATATATTATCATTTCCTACCCCATGGGCGGGCAAATATTACACTCCACACAATAGGCTTTGGAGAGCTCCGCTTCGGGCCCGCGTTATTTGAGTTTGACTCGGCTACCACTATAGAACTCCTAACGCACCATGAAGATTCACCGTCGTGAAGAAATGCCTCTTTTGTATGAGAAGAACTTTGAAGTCAGGATGGGAATATACACGGGCCTTTCATCAGCCACTGCCCACATAACCTCGGCGTGAAAGCCAGCACAGGCAGACATTTAAGACAAAAAAAGTTggctgcttaaaaaaaaacaaccacaaagAAGTGAAGTAAGACAGCACAATCAATATTGTCAAAGTTTTTTCCCCTGAGAGGGATGCTTAAAGCATTCACCCCAAGTTATGAAATCTCCCTGTTGAAGTTTGGGCTTTGCCTCAACTGTGAGACTTCAATGGGAAAGAAAATCAGCGGccaaattgttaaaaaaaaaaaaaaaaaaaaaacttgtggcgCAATCGAAAGGAGAGCGTCCAGAGCTGGGAAGAAACCTCGATCTCTGTCAAACAGTCTAGCATGATGACCTAACTATGAGCTACAGTCCATGGCGACGTCTAACTGCTACACCATGTAGGTCGATATTTCAGATTTTAAGTGCTTAAAAGCAATGTGGACATCAACATCATCCAGTTTTAATTGCGAAGGCAGTGGAAAATCTCAATGTATAATACACAATTTATTCAAAATACTGACAAATTACAAGGCAGTTTGATACACATGTTGAGTGCCCCCTTGTCAATCGAATTGTCATAAAATGTATTGTTAACAAACCTTAACAAGTATTACAAAATCACAAAATGCAAACATTGACCAATGACTGCAATAATTTTGAATGTTATGTTTTGTCATAGCAAATACAGTAACAACATTTCGGTCAACAGTTCAGATAAAGCACAAATGGAGGAAATAATTCGTTATGAAATTGTAACAATTTCCAAATATTAATTCTATACAAACAATAGTAGCAAAAAATTCAAAATAGCTGAAATACTGAACCATACAAAATTACTGTTAACACTTAAACATTCAAACGTTGAAATATACAAatgtacatttttttcttctattgAAACACTTTGGTTCGATATTACAAAAATGTCCAAGTCAGAttcaaaaataaattaaaaagatATTGAAGTctaaacttaatttacaaaataatacAGCCACATGCTCACGAGTAACCGTTACATTGTATAAGAAATAAACACTCATATTAGCTGGCTATTTTTGATTGGATTGGCAGTGTCATCATATTTTGTTGCTGTGCCAGTGCATGTATACAAGTAAGTCGTGGGAAATGGATTCTCCTCGAAATAACGCATTGTGAATGCAATTTATCTTCATGGTATAGCCTACTACTGTTTATTTGTCATACTCGAACTATCCTATTGTTAGAATGTGTCCCTGGCCTGGGGATTCCTGTAGGGCGGCCGCTCTGACGGGTCAGGTGTGGAGGCCCCGCTGGGAGGGGTTTGGGAGCCGCTGGCACCTGAACTGTGGCAGACATACCACTCGCTTAGATTAGCGGGCTGAGACCCAGAGAGCGGCTCGGACAGCGAGGAGGCTGCTGGCTCACGGCCCAAGTCTGATGAGGGTGAAACGAGAGATGGAGTCGATGATTCGTAACCAGAACTCGGAGGTGGAGACTTGCAGTGAACTTTCATGTGTTTTCGCAAAGAGCTAGGGTGCGTGTAGGATTTGTCACAACCTCTGACTTTGCAGTTGTAGGGCTTATCGCTGGTGTGCACGTGGGAGTGCTTCTTCCGGTCACTGCTGTTGGCGAAGCGTCTGTCACATCCGTCAAATTCACATTTAAACGGCTTCTCGCCTAAAATGAGAgggaatgcacacacatatataatttACAAACGTTAGGTATAGGTAAACATATACACAAACGTACGTGATGTACAATCATGCCAGACGTGAATGTGTCAATTTGAATTGAtgccaaataggcctatattgtgtgTTGGAAGGTTAGCCAGCATTATGGTAGGCCCAAAAAATAATACATTGCTTTGTTTTTCGGGTAAAAAACCTGTTGGTACCAGCTACTTTCAGTGTAAGCAGTTATGGAAACTCGACCGTTCTGTGTAGGCTATAATATGGACTTTTTGTGTCAGTCGGCTGTTAAAGCTTGCAAGGGCATGCGTAATATGGAATATCTATCTGCATTAAAAGCATAATTTGAGGAGGTAGGCCTCATCTAGGAGGAACTGGTGATGAGGCAAGCGAGGCAGAGTAATCACAGACAGGTCAAAAGACGTTGCAAATAAATTATCCCACATTCAAATGTCAGGGATGCTGATTTTGGGGAAGGAGAGGCTTGCGCGCCATATAGCCCCTTAATTCTTATGAGAATATATAATTGCTGCCGTCTAATTACACTTGCGTGCTGAATATCAATTTGACCTTCAGCTGTTGGATTGCTCGAGCCAATCAGTGATATTAGTGTACAACAAGCAAGGCGCGCGAGGAGGAGCCCCCTGGGAAAGCACGACTATAACCAAAGATTTGAATTGGCCTCCAAAACAACCCCTCTGCCCTGGGGAGCCAACACATCATGGTGTAATTGCAGACGAAAATGCCCTGTGTCTTCATAGCCAGCCATCTCCTGATATCTCACAGAGCAGCCTTAAGCTTGCTCTCTCATAGCATGCAAACAGAACTGTATTAATAAACAAAAATGGTGTACAAACTTGAACTGTGTAGGTTTTCAGCGCTAACTATTCAGTAGGTATGCTAGTTAGTGCTATGGTGGGCCCTGCCACAGGGTTTGTTGTCTATATTTGAAATGAGACCCATAAAAGAAACCCAACATCACACGCAAACCGCGATACACCTTATATGAAGAGGATGAGTTGACTAGAACCAGTTAATTAACTGCATTACGCACGACTAGCCGACGGGTCGACTAGCCTGCCTCCCATTGGCGCTCACGCTTACGCTGTCATGTGGACTTGTTGCATGCTAGGCCAGTCACCGAGGAGCATCAATAGCTCTCCAACGCAGACATCTTGGATCACGAAGGTGTAATCCGTCTCAGCTGTCAGGTTCCAATAGCCCAATATGTTGATTTTTGTCGTACACCTGACTATTGTCATAATCGTCTCTAGCTCACCTAAGTTACACCCAGACAAACAAACGACGCCTGTTCAATAAGCTACCAAGAGACTTACTTGCCAGTCAAAACATACACCTTTAAACTTTTGTGCTTATTTCCATGGACTTTTTGATTGAATGTTTTACATTTTGTAAAGCACAATGATTTAGCGACAGAATCTCATTCAGATAAATCACTGCAGCATTGACAATTACATATAGGCTACACTACACTAGAACAACATATTCTGTATCAACAGGTAGCCACCAGCCACACCAGTTAATGtcaacattcatacacacacagctcttttACAAACATAAAGAACTATTGCTGTAATGTCAATCCACCGATAGATTACTGTATTTAACCTGCATAACTTTACAAATAAACATTACAGTGGACATGTCTTCCAACTAGGCTATGACTAAGAGCGGAGTGTTTTGACCTGGAAAAGTGCACCAAGCTGTTGCACTGAGTAACCAAAACCACTACATTTCAGCGTATAACTTTGCACCATCCAGATGTGTCACAGTCTGGTTTGGTCGGTTACCCCGAGTAGATATAGCTATTTCAGTAGGAGAAAGCTACGGTTAATATTTGTAATAATACATCCAGGATTAAGAGGCACCACATTCAACAGCGCAATGGACAAGGGACAGATTATCAAGGTAGTCTAACGCTTTGTTATTTACAGGCCTGAAATTTGACGTGGTAAACATTTAAATGATAATGTATTCTGGTGCAAAATGGCGATACAGTGGACTTTCAAGCCAACTTCATTTTTGGATTTCAAAGTTACCCAATTACGCATGAGGTTCAGATCAGAATTTGGAGTTTTGCAGTAGTCATATTGCACAGATATATAaagtcaaaataaaaaaaaaacttaacaggCCTTGGTGAGTTtcatacacagtacagtactttGAACACTGCAGTCTCAAAAAATATGTACatcaacaagtttttttttccaaatagaAAAAAGAAACCACTGACCTGTATGAGTTCTTTTGTGGATTTTAAGGTTTTCCGACCTGGCGAATACTTTTCCACAGCCTGGGAATGGACAGGGGAATGGCTTCTCTCCGGTGTGTACTCGGATGTGATTGACAAGTTTGTACTTGGCTTTAAAAGGCTTCCCTTCTCGAGGACATTCTTCCCAAAAACATATGTGGTTGGCTTGCTCTGGTCCCCCGACATGTTCTACTGTCACATGAGTAACCAGTTCGTGCATGGTACTGTAAGTTTTGGAGCAAAGTTTTTTCACCGAGTGTTCCGGCTCCAGCCATTTGCAGATGAGTTCTTGCTTGATCGGCTGCCTCATATACCGGAAAAAAGCTCCTGGTCCGTGGTGGTGCGCGCTGAGGTTCATATTCAAATTGAGACCGCCGTAGCTGTGCAGAGGCGACGTAGCGAATGGGTCTGTCCTGGAGCTTGCCACTTGACTCAAGTGATCAGATCTAACGTACATTTCTCCAGGTATTCCTAACCGTATTTGTCCGTTCAGAGCTTGGCCACCTGGTGCTCCGCTAGCAGACTGTTCGTGATGAAGTCCGGGGAAGAGGGTATGGTTCGCAGCGTCGGGGTGATGACCATAGTGTCCCGGATAGCTACC is part of the Engraulis encrasicolus isolate BLACKSEA-1 chromosome 9, IST_EnEncr_1.0, whole genome shotgun sequence genome and encodes:
- the zic4 gene encoding zinc finger protein ZIC 4 isoform X2 — encoded protein: MSVDALGSPMMDPTFSKRNTALRLVDLAGAHHHHHHHHHTPQSVTGFPGFSSHPHSMAHAHPGEITAEPRLGPSPFGPEHMGHSAALKISPAHHYPHHHHHNHHIAGHTEVVSSQTGAFGPVQAATVPYSMSHTAQALSAGSYPGHYGHHPDAANHTLFPGLHHEQSASGAPGGQALNGQIRLGIPGEMYVRSDHLSQVASSRTDPFATSPLHSYGGLNLNMNLSAHHHGPGAFFRYMRQPIKQELICKWLEPEHSVKKLCSKTYSTMHELVTHVTVEHVGGPEQANHICFWEECPREGKPFKAKYKLVNHIRVHTGEKPFPCPFPGCGKVFARSENLKIHKRTHTGEKPFKCEFDGCDRRFANSSDRKKHSHVHTSDKPYNCKVRGCDKSYTHPSSLRKHMKVHCKSPPPSSGYESSTPSLVSPSSDLGREPAASSLSEPLSGSQPANLSEWYVCHSSGASGSQTPPSGASTPDPSERPPYRNPQARDTF
- the zic4 gene encoding zinc finger protein ZIC 4 isoform X1, with product MSVDALGSPMMDPTFSKRNTALRLVDLAGAHHHHHHHHHTPQSVTGFPGFSSHPHSMAHAHPGEITAEPRLGPSPFGPEHMGHSAALKISPAHHYPHHHHHNHHIAGHTEVVSSQTGAFGPVQAATVPYSMSHTAQALSAGRDFLIRRELTAQAMPVLTDQPTGTASHHGMFVSTTGSYPGHYGHHPDAANHTLFPGLHHEQSASGAPGGQALNGQIRLGIPGEMYVRSDHLSQVASSRTDPFATSPLHSYGGLNLNMNLSAHHHGPGAFFRYMRQPIKQELICKWLEPEHSVKKLCSKTYSTMHELVTHVTVEHVGGPEQANHICFWEECPREGKPFKAKYKLVNHIRVHTGEKPFPCPFPGCGKVFARSENLKIHKRTHTGEKPFKCEFDGCDRRFANSSDRKKHSHVHTSDKPYNCKVRGCDKSYTHPSSLRKHMKVHCKSPPPSSGYESSTPSLVSPSSDLGREPAASSLSEPLSGSQPANLSEWYVCHSSGASGSQTPPSGASTPDPSERPPYRNPQARDTF